The following proteins are co-located in the Microvirga ossetica genome:
- a CDS encoding Crp/Fnr family transcriptional regulator, whose translation MTNPLILKLEKHDKLSEAEKRALENAIARIRVVEADEDLVREGDRPGESSLLLDGYAARYKIVSNGRRQISAIHVAGDFIDLHSFLLKTMDHGVLALTNCRIANVPHATLEKITEEFPHLTRLLWLSTLIDGAIHREWLTTMGRLSATAHMAHLICELYLRLKVIGRAEGDTIQLPITQAELGDTLGLSTVHVNRVLQELRKEGLIRFQGDALTILDWERLKTVGEFTPTYLSLQNEDR comes from the coding sequence ATGACCAACCCCCTGATTCTAAAGCTCGAAAAGCACGACAAGCTTTCCGAAGCGGAAAAGAGAGCCCTCGAGAACGCAATCGCTCGCATTCGCGTGGTCGAGGCCGATGAGGACCTCGTGCGCGAGGGCGATCGCCCGGGAGAGAGCTCGCTTCTCCTGGATGGCTATGCTGCCCGCTACAAGATCGTCTCGAACGGACGGCGGCAGATCTCGGCGATCCATGTCGCAGGCGATTTCATCGATCTTCACAGCTTCCTCCTGAAGACGATGGATCACGGCGTGCTGGCGCTCACCAATTGCCGCATCGCCAATGTCCCGCATGCGACGCTCGAGAAGATCACCGAGGAATTCCCTCACCTCACGCGGCTGCTGTGGCTCAGCACGCTCATCGACGGCGCCATTCACCGGGAATGGCTGACGACCATGGGACGCCTCTCCGCGACGGCCCACATGGCGCACCTGATCTGCGAGCTGTATCTGCGCCTGAAGGTGATCGGCCGCGCCGAGGGCGACACGATTCAGCTTCCCATCACTCAGGCGGAGCTCGGCGATACCCTGGGATTGTCGACCGTCCATGTGAACCGCGTGCTGCAGGAATTGCGCAAGGAAGGGTTGATCCGTTTCCAGGGTGATGCGTTGACCATTCTCGATTGGGAGCGGCTGAAGACGGTGGGTGAGTTCACCCCGACCTATCTCAGCCTTCAGAACGAGGACCGGTAG
- a CDS encoding response regulator transcription factor: protein MLLVEDEPFIRLATADALEDAGFEVIETANAQAAQEVLLRRTDVRVLFTDVKMPGSMNGLELASLVRSRWPHISVVITSGPLEPGNGMLPQEAVFIAKPYGEQAPAMAIRALLD from the coding sequence GTGCTCCTTGTGGAAGACGAGCCCTTCATCCGGCTTGCCACAGCCGATGCCCTCGAGGATGCCGGTTTCGAGGTGATCGAGACCGCTAATGCCCAGGCGGCGCAGGAGGTTCTTCTGCGGCGGACGGATGTCCGGGTGCTCTTCACCGACGTGAAGATGCCGGGATCCATGAACGGTCTCGAACTCGCATCGCTCGTGCGCAGCCGCTGGCCGCATATTTCCGTGGTCATCACCTCGGGCCCCTTGGAGCCGGGCAACGGCATGCTGCCGCAGGAAGCGGTCTTCATCGCCAAACCCTATGGCGAACAGGCGCCGGCCATGGCGATACGCGCCCTGTTGGACTGA
- a CDS encoding 2-hydroxyacid dehydrogenase, translating to MKKRPVVVVTRRLPDVIETRLRELFDTRLNLEDKPLTPEELTEAVRTADVLVPTITDEIDAAVLGQAGPNLKLIANFGNGVDNIDVAAAVAKGIAVTNTPGVLTEDTADMTMALILAVARRIPEGARVIPDGEWSGWSPTWMLGRRITGKRLGIVGMGRIGQALARRAKAFGLSIHYHNRRHVPPKIEAELEATYWESLDQMLARMDIVSVNCPHTPATYHLLSARRLKLMKPDAIVVNTARGEIIDESALTKLIEAGAIAGAGLDVFEEEPAVNPRLVRLAKQGKVVLLPHMGSATHEGRVAMGEKVIVNIRAFVDGHKPPDRVLPSML from the coding sequence ATGAAGAAGAGACCTGTCGTCGTCGTCACCCGCCGCCTGCCCGACGTGATCGAGACGCGCCTGCGCGAATTGTTCGACACGCGCCTCAATCTCGAGGACAAGCCGCTCACACCCGAAGAGCTCACTGAAGCCGTCCGGACGGCCGACGTGCTCGTGCCCACGATCACGGACGAGATCGATGCCGCCGTGCTCGGGCAGGCCGGCCCGAACCTGAAGCTCATCGCCAATTTCGGCAACGGGGTCGACAATATCGACGTCGCCGCGGCGGTCGCGAAGGGCATCGCCGTCACCAACACCCCCGGCGTCCTCACCGAGGATACGGCCGACATGACCATGGCGCTGATCCTGGCGGTCGCACGCCGCATTCCGGAGGGCGCCCGCGTGATCCCCGACGGGGAATGGTCCGGCTGGTCGCCGACCTGGATGCTCGGCCGGCGCATCACGGGAAAACGCCTCGGCATCGTCGGCATGGGCCGCATCGGCCAGGCGCTGGCGCGCCGCGCCAAGGCCTTCGGCCTGTCGATCCACTACCACAACCGCCGCCATGTGCCGCCGAAGATCGAGGCGGAGCTCGAGGCGACCTATTGGGAATCCCTCGACCAGATGCTGGCGCGCATGGACATCGTGTCGGTGAACTGCCCGCACACGCCCGCCACCTACCACCTGCTCTCGGCGCGTCGCCTTAAGCTCATGAAGCCCGATGCGATCGTGGTGAACACGGCGCGCGGCGAGATCATCGACGAGAGCGCGCTGACCAAGCTCATCGAGGCGGGCGCCATCGCCGGCGCCGGCCTTGACGTGTTCGAGGAGGAGCCCGCCGTCAATCCACGCCTCGTGCGGCTCGCCAAGCAGGGCAAGGTGGTGCTCCTGCCGCATATGGGCTCGGCGACCCATGAGGGACGCGTCGCCATGGGCGAGAAGGTGATCGTCAACATCCGGGCCTTCGTTGACGGCCACAAGCCTCCGGATCGGGTGCTGCCCAGCATGCTCTGA
- a CDS encoding SH3 domain-containing protein, whose protein sequence is MRKIVLALALVGLSTVSAPAQQPPPGGRLGTGLPVPRYVSLKTDRVNLREGPSKDHRTAWVFQRAGLPVEIIAEYETWRRIRDSEGTEGWVLHSLLSGRRTALVMPWAKGNPPPIGLLDRTDDKGSVVAHLQPGVITNIKGCDGRWCRVMIVMDGARDVDGYIQQEKLWGVYPNETVE, encoded by the coding sequence ATGCGCAAGATCGTCCTTGCCCTTGCTCTTGTCGGCCTGAGCACGGTGTCGGCGCCGGCGCAGCAGCCGCCTCCGGGCGGGCGCCTCGGCACCGGCCTTCCCGTGCCGCGCTATGTGAGCCTCAAGACGGATCGGGTGAACCTGCGCGAGGGGCCGTCGAAGGACCACAGGACCGCCTGGGTGTTCCAGCGCGCGGGCCTGCCGGTGGAGATCATCGCCGAATACGAGACCTGGCGGCGCATCCGCGATTCGGAAGGCACGGAGGGCTGGGTGCTGCATTCCCTGCTTTCGGGCCGGCGCACGGCTCTCGTCATGCCCTGGGCCAAGGGCAATCCGCCGCCGATAGGCCTGCTCGACCGCACCGACGACAAGGGCAGCGTCGTCGCCCATCTCCAGCCGGGCGTGATCACCAACATCAAGGGCTGCGACGGCAGATGGTGCCGGGTGATGATCGTGATGGACGGCGCCCGCGACGTTGACGGCTACATCCAGCAGGAGAAGCTGTGGGGCGTCTATCCCAACGAGACGGTCGAATAG
- a CDS encoding DUF3096 domain-containing protein gives MSLNLSFKLLPILAIALGAASIVVPRFLNIFVAIFLIAYGLVGYGFIR, from the coding sequence ATGTCCTTGAACCTGAGCTTCAAGCTTCTCCCGATCCTCGCCATCGCCCTCGGCGCGGCCTCGATCGTCGTTCCGCGCTTCCTGAACATCTTCGTGGCGATCTTCCTCATCGCCTACGGGCTCGTCGGCTACGGCTTCATCCGCTGA
- a CDS encoding EamA family transporter, translated as MPLSHSLAALLVTAIWGLSFVVIKLGVGTMPPLLLAALRFLFAALPAVIFIARPKTDWRHVVAYGFFLGVAQFGLLFAALGLGMPASLASVVMQAQVFFTILFAAVVMGERPGPHQVIGGLVASFGLVLIAWPRMTGGGAIPFLMTVVAAASWGVANIVSKKAGRVDMLGFIVWSSLVAPLPLLGLSLWLDGPTAVWTALTQIDGGTLLAVAYLAYPTTIFAFGIWAYLLSRHPAATVTPFALFVPVAGILGSALILGEAMHPIEAVGGAVIVLGLAFNIFGPRLMRRMV; from the coding sequence ATGCCGCTCAGCCACAGCCTCGCCGCCCTTCTCGTCACGGCCATCTGGGGCCTGAGCTTCGTCGTCATCAAGCTCGGGGTCGGCACCATGCCGCCGCTGCTGCTCGCGGCGTTGCGCTTCCTCTTCGCGGCCCTGCCGGCCGTCATCTTCATCGCGAGGCCCAAGACCGACTGGCGCCATGTGGTCGCTTACGGCTTCTTTCTCGGCGTGGCGCAGTTCGGCCTGCTCTTCGCGGCGCTTGGCCTGGGCATGCCGGCGAGCCTCGCCTCCGTGGTGATGCAGGCGCAGGTCTTCTTCACGATTCTCTTCGCCGCCGTTGTCATGGGCGAGCGGCCCGGGCCGCACCAGGTGATCGGCGGCCTCGTAGCGAGCTTCGGCCTCGTCCTGATCGCCTGGCCGCGCATGACCGGCGGCGGAGCGATCCCCTTCCTGATGACCGTCGTGGCCGCCGCCTCCTGGGGCGTGGCCAATATCGTCTCCAAGAAGGCGGGCCGAGTCGACATGCTGGGCTTCATCGTCTGGTCGAGCCTTGTCGCGCCGCTGCCGCTGCTCGGCCTCTCGCTCTGGCTCGACGGCCCCACCGCGGTCTGGACGGCGCTGACGCAGATCGACGGCGGTACCCTGCTGGCCGTGGCCTATCTCGCCTATCCGACCACGATCTTCGCCTTCGGGATCTGGGCCTATCTCCTGTCGCGCCATCCGGCGGCGACGGTGACGCCCTTCGCGCTCTTCGTGCCCGTCGCCGGCATCCTGGGCTCGGCCCTCATTCTCGGCGAGGCCATGCACCCCATCGAGGCCGTCGGCGGCGCCGTGATCGTTCTCGGCCTCGCCTTCAACATCTTCGGCCCGCGCCTGATGCGGCGGATGGTTTGA
- the irr gene encoding Fur family transcriptional regulator Irr — MTDPLSAYIESTTAPAHRRGCPVSELRDKLRRVGLRPTRQRVSLGWLLFGKGDRHITAEMLFDEATRARVPVSLATVYNTLHQFTEAGLLRQLAVDGAKAYFDTNPTEHHHFFLEEEGEIVDMPSSGLSVADLPEPPEGMEVAGVEVIVRLRRKSV; from the coding sequence ATGACCGATCCTTTATCCGCCTATATCGAGTCCACCACCGCCCCGGCTCACCGGAGGGGATGCCCCGTGTCCGAGCTGCGGGACAAGCTGCGCCGCGTGGGCCTGCGCCCGACCCGGCAGCGCGTGTCCTTGGGCTGGCTCCTGTTCGGCAAAGGCGATCGGCACATCACGGCGGAAATGCTCTTCGACGAAGCCACCCGGGCCCGCGTACCGGTCTCGCTGGCGACGGTCTACAACACCCTGCACCAGTTCACGGAAGCAGGCCTCCTGCGCCAGCTCGCAGTGGACGGGGCCAAGGCCTATTTCGACACCAACCCGACCGAGCATCACCATTTCTTCCTGGAGGAAGAGGGTGAGATCGTCGACATGCCCTCCTCCGGCCTGAGCGTCGCCGACCTGCCCGAGCCTCCCGAGGGCATGGAAGTGGCAGGCGTCGAAGTCATCGTCCGCCTGCGCCGCAAGAGCGTCTAA
- the fabA gene encoding 3-hydroxyacyl-[acyl-carrier-protein] dehydratase FabA gives MARQSSFTYEELLACGRGELFGAGNAQLPLPPMLMFDRITSIGEDGGAYGKGHVVAELDVRPDLWFFPCHFKGDPVMPGCLGLDALWQMTGFFLGWGGSSGRGRALGVGEVKFSDQVLPTVKKVVYGVDLKRVFRSKLVLGIADGWLEADGRRIYEAKDMRVGLFQTDAAAGG, from the coding sequence ATGGCCCGCCAGTCCAGCTTTACCTATGAAGAGCTTCTCGCCTGCGGGCGCGGAGAGTTGTTCGGCGCCGGCAATGCGCAATTGCCGCTTCCGCCCATGCTGATGTTCGACCGCATCACCTCCATCGGCGAGGACGGCGGCGCCTACGGCAAGGGCCATGTGGTCGCTGAGCTCGACGTGCGGCCGGACCTCTGGTTCTTCCCCTGCCACTTCAAGGGCGATCCGGTGATGCCGGGCTGCCTCGGCCTCGACGCTCTCTGGCAGATGACCGGCTTCTTCCTCGGCTGGGGCGGCTCCTCCGGTCGCGGCCGGGCGCTGGGCGTCGGCGAGGTGAAGTTCTCCGACCAGGTGCTGCCGACCGTCAAGAAGGTGGTCTACGGCGTCGACCTCAAGCGCGTCTTCCGCTCCAAGCTGGTGCTCGGCATCGCCGATGGCTGGCTCGAGGCCGACGGGCGCCGGATCTACGAGGCCAAGGACATGCGCGTCGGCCTGTTCCAGACGGACGCAGCCGCTGGCGGCTAG
- the fabB gene encoding beta-ketoacyl-ACP synthase I, with the protein MRRVVVTGMGIVSSIGNNTQEVLASLREARSGISKAEDYAKYGFRCQVQGAPSLNPEEMVDRRAMRFHARGTAWNHVAMDQAIRDAGLEENEISNERTGIIMGSGGPSTRIIMEAADITREKGPKRIGPFAVPKAMSSTASATLATWFKIKGVNYSISSACATSNHCVGNAYEMIQYGKQDVMFAGGCEDLDWTMSNLFDAMGAMSTKYNDTPSRASRAYDANRDGFVIAGGAGVLVLEELEHAKARGARIYGEIVGYGMTSDGYDMVAPSGEGAIRCMRMALKDVHNPIDYINPHATSTPVGDQKEIEAIRTVFGAGDKCPPISATKSLTGHSLGATGVQEAIYSLLMMNNGFICESAHIEELDPEFADMNIVRKRVDDAKIDTVLSNSFGFGGTNATLAFSRYNG; encoded by the coding sequence ATGAGGCGCGTCGTCGTCACCGGAATGGGCATCGTGTCGTCCATCGGCAACAACACGCAGGAGGTGCTGGCCTCTTTGCGCGAAGCGAGGTCCGGCATCAGCAAGGCCGAGGATTACGCCAAGTACGGCTTCCGATGCCAGGTGCAGGGCGCCCCGAGCCTCAACCCGGAGGAGATGGTCGACCGGCGCGCCATGCGCTTCCATGCGCGGGGCACGGCCTGGAACCATGTGGCCATGGACCAGGCGATCCGGGATGCCGGCCTCGAGGAGAACGAGATCTCCAACGAACGCACCGGCATCATCATGGGCTCGGGCGGTCCTTCCACCCGCATCATCATGGAAGCCGCCGACATCACCCGCGAAAAGGGTCCCAAGCGCATCGGCCCCTTCGCGGTGCCCAAGGCCATGTCCTCGACCGCCTCGGCGACGCTTGCGACCTGGTTCAAGATCAAGGGCGTGAACTATTCCATCTCGTCCGCCTGCGCGACCTCGAACCATTGCGTCGGCAACGCCTACGAGATGATTCAGTACGGCAAGCAGGACGTGATGTTCGCCGGCGGCTGCGAGGATCTGGACTGGACCATGTCCAACCTCTTCGACGCCATGGGCGCCATGTCCACCAAGTACAACGACACCCCGTCCCGGGCATCGCGCGCCTATGACGCCAACCGCGATGGCTTCGTCATCGCCGGCGGCGCGGGCGTGCTGGTGCTGGAGGAGCTGGAGCATGCCAAGGCGCGCGGCGCCCGCATCTACGGCGAGATCGTCGGCTACGGCATGACCTCGGACGGCTACGACATGGTCGCCCCCTCGGGCGAGGGCGCGATCCGCTGCATGCGCATGGCGCTCAAGGACGTTCACAACCCGATCGACTACATCAACCCGCACGCCACCTCGACCCCGGTCGGCGACCAGAAGGAGATCGAGGCGATCCGCACGGTCTTCGGCGCGGGCGACAAGTGCCCGCCGATCTCTGCGACCAAGTCGCTCACCGGCCACTCGCTCGGCGCCACCGGCGTGCAGGAGGCGATCTATTCGCTCTTGATGATGAACAACGGATTCATCTGCGAGAGCGCCCATATCGAGGAGCTCGATCCGGAATTCGCCGACATGAACATCGTCCGCAAGCGTGTCGACGATGCCAAGATCGACACGGTCCTGTCGAATTCCTTCGGCTTCGGCGGCACCAATGCCACACTCGCCTTCAGCCGCTACAACGGATAA
- the fabI gene encoding enoyl-ACP reductase FabI, translating to MTGLMQGKRGLIMGVANDHSIAWGIAKTLAKHGAELAFTYQGEALGKRVTPLAQSLGSDLVVPCDVEDIASVDAVFETLDRRWDGLDFVVHAIGFSDKSQLKGSYVDVTTRENFSRTMVISCFSFTEIAQRAAKRMRNGGSLLTLTYGGSTRVMPNYNVMGVAKAALEASMRYIASDLGPQGIRCNAISAGPVRTLAGAGISDARLMFTYQKAHAPLRRTVTIEDIGGSALYLLSDLSNGVTGEIHYVDSGYNVISMPRPEILKAQDAAGVTGEES from the coding sequence GTGACCGGTCTGATGCAAGGAAAGCGCGGCCTCATCATGGGCGTCGCCAACGACCATTCCATCGCCTGGGGCATCGCCAAGACCCTGGCCAAGCACGGCGCGGAACTCGCGTTCACCTATCAGGGGGAGGCCCTGGGCAAGCGCGTGACGCCGCTGGCGCAGTCGCTCGGCTCCGATCTCGTCGTCCCCTGCGACGTGGAGGACATCGCCTCGGTGGATGCGGTGTTCGAGACCCTCGACCGGCGCTGGGACGGCCTCGATTTCGTGGTCCACGCCATCGGCTTCTCCGACAAGTCGCAGTTAAAGGGCTCCTATGTGGACGTCACCACTCGCGAGAATTTTTCCCGCACCATGGTGATCTCCTGCTTCTCCTTCACGGAGATCGCCCAGCGCGCGGCCAAGCGCATGAGAAACGGCGGCTCGCTGCTCACCCTCACCTATGGCGGCTCGACCCGGGTCATGCCGAATTACAACGTCATGGGCGTGGCGAAGGCGGCACTCGAAGCCTCCATGCGCTACATCGCGTCCGATCTCGGGCCCCAGGGCATCCGCTGCAACGCCATCTCGGCGGGTCCCGTGCGCACGCTCGCCGGCGCCGGCATCTCGGATGCGCGCCTGATGTTCACCTACCAGAAGGCCCACGCCCCCTTACGCCGCACGGTGACCATCGAGGATATCGGCGGCTCGGCGCTCTATCTGCTCTCGGACCTCTCGAACGGCGTGACCGGCGAGATCCACTACGTCGATTCCGGCTACAACGTCATCTCGATGCCCCGTCCCGAGATCCTCAAGGCCCAGGATGCGGCCGGCGTGACCGGCGAGGAGAGCTAG
- a CDS encoding GGDEF domain-containing phosphodiesterase → MPQRNGPAITESLYRYAFELSRQIPWMSDAEGNVIQIGPGWAEWIGQAPEQLIGGGWVKLVYPDDLPRLVQTRRESLASGEPYQCEYRIRTADGSYRWCRSSSAARRDEAGAIVFWYGTTEDIHDRKEAEQTLQGHARVLEMVAAGQSVSEILTALCHLAEERIPEARCSILLHDPEGNLLRHGAAPSLPAAYCAAIDGVRIGPAVGSCGTAAHTRSSVIVADIASDPLWSKWRDVALGYGLRACWSKPVFSRSGEVLGTLALYYDEPRAPRPDEMERMEAVQHLAALAIERQRDDAALRESEEHHRNSVELNPQISWTADPQGGLLDVSSRWQDSTGMSVSEAAGSGWSQALHSEDRPNALREWSRSIATGTPLDVDYRLRMEDGTYRWFRSRAAARRGEEGGVVRWYGTVEDIHDRKLTEETLRWAAHHDDLTGLANRRLFRERLQQALASISEAHPATGLLVMDLDHLKQINDRFGHDAGDDLLKEFAQRLRSVARDTDTIARLGGDEFAVLLPGIAGEQDIVAVAEAILSRMQEPLKRDGKLLDCRASIGGAISLGFGMSPEELQKQADLALYRSKTSGRGSFRMFVATMREEAQKKASALEVATSALASDWIVPFYQPKMALASGTLSGFEALLRWHHPNGGIQSPEKIAPAFNDTELGTAIGERMRACIFRDLRRWRDAGLPVGRIAINVSAAELRRDTYAERVLDELRRADLPASCLEVEVTESVFLDSGAEFVERALRTLSAEGVTIALDDFGTGYASLSHLKRFPVDAIKIDRTFVSGLETDAGDAAIVRALLSLGRNLGIEVVAEGVETAVQQSLLQRLSCDLVQGYRIGRPMPAEDLPSFIASWAGM, encoded by the coding sequence ATGCCCCAGAGGAATGGACCGGCGATCACTGAAAGCCTGTATCGTTATGCTTTCGAGTTGAGCCGCCAGATCCCATGGATGTCGGACGCCGAAGGGAACGTCATCCAGATCGGTCCCGGCTGGGCGGAATGGATCGGCCAGGCGCCGGAACAGCTGATCGGCGGCGGCTGGGTCAAGCTGGTCTATCCCGACGACCTGCCGCGCCTCGTCCAGACGCGGCGCGAAAGCCTGGCTTCCGGCGAACCCTACCAATGCGAATACCGGATCAGGACCGCCGACGGCAGCTATCGCTGGTGCCGCTCGAGCTCGGCCGCCCGCCGCGACGAGGCCGGGGCGATCGTGTTCTGGTACGGGACCACGGAAGACATCCACGACCGCAAGGAAGCGGAACAGACCCTGCAGGGCCATGCCCGGGTCCTGGAGATGGTCGCCGCAGGCCAGTCGGTGAGCGAGATCCTCACGGCCCTTTGCCATCTCGCGGAGGAGCGGATCCCAGAGGCGCGGTGCTCGATCCTGCTCCATGACCCGGAGGGCAACCTTCTCCGGCACGGCGCGGCTCCGAGCCTTCCGGCCGCCTATTGCGCCGCCATCGACGGCGTTCGCATCGGGCCTGCGGTCGGCTCCTGCGGCACGGCGGCCCATACCCGCAGCAGCGTCATCGTCGCCGACATCGCCTCCGACCCCTTATGGTCGAAATGGCGCGACGTCGCGCTCGGCTACGGCCTGCGGGCCTGCTGGTCGAAGCCGGTCTTCTCGCGTTCCGGCGAGGTGCTCGGTACCCTGGCGCTCTATTACGACGAGCCGCGTGCACCCAGGCCGGACGAGATGGAGCGCATGGAGGCCGTGCAGCATCTAGCGGCGCTGGCAATCGAGCGGCAGAGGGACGATGCGGCTCTGCGCGAAAGCGAGGAGCATCATCGCAACTCCGTCGAGCTCAACCCGCAGATTTCCTGGACGGCCGATCCGCAGGGCGGTCTCCTCGATGTGTCCTCGCGCTGGCAGGACAGCACCGGGATGAGCGTGAGCGAAGCGGCGGGCTCCGGCTGGAGCCAGGCCCTGCATTCCGAAGATCGGCCCAACGCCCTGCGCGAATGGTCCCGGTCGATCGCGACCGGCACGCCCCTCGACGTCGATTACCGCCTGCGCATGGAGGACGGGACCTATCGCTGGTTCCGCTCCCGCGCCGCAGCCCGGCGCGGAGAGGAGGGCGGCGTCGTCCGCTGGTACGGCACGGTCGAGGACATCCACGACCGCAAGCTCACCGAGGAAACCCTGCGCTGGGCCGCGCATCACGACGATCTCACGGGGCTCGCCAACCGCAGGCTTTTCCGCGAGCGCCTCCAGCAAGCGCTCGCGAGCATCTCCGAGGCGCATCCCGCCACCGGCCTGCTGGTCATGGATCTCGACCATCTCAAGCAGATCAACGACAGGTTCGGCCACGACGCCGGCGACGATCTCCTGAAGGAGTTCGCCCAGCGCCTGCGCAGCGTCGCACGCGACACCGACACCATCGCGCGCCTCGGCGGCGACGAATTCGCGGTGCTGCTGCCCGGCATCGCCGGCGAGCAGGATATCGTCGCCGTGGCCGAGGCGATCCTGTCGCGCATGCAGGAGCCTCTGAAGCGCGACGGGAAGCTACTCGACTGCCGCGCCAGCATCGGCGGCGCCATCTCCCTTGGCTTCGGCATGAGCCCCGAAGAGCTCCAGAAGCAGGCGGACCTGGCGCTCTACCGCAGCAAGACCTCCGGCCGAGGCTCGTTCCGGATGTTCGTCGCGACCATGCGCGAGGAGGCCCAGAAAAAGGCTTCCGCGCTCGAGGTGGCGACGAGCGCGCTGGCCTCCGACTGGATCGTGCCATTCTACCAACCCAAGATGGCTCTGGCCTCGGGCACGCTCAGCGGCTTCGAGGCGCTCTTACGTTGGCATCATCCCAACGGCGGGATCCAGTCGCCGGAAAAGATCGCCCCGGCCTTCAACGACACGGAACTCGGCACGGCCATCGGCGAGCGCATGCGCGCCTGCATCTTCCGCGACCTGCGCCGCTGGCGCGATGCGGGCCTGCCCGTCGGGCGGATCGCCATCAACGTCTCGGCGGCTGAACTCCGGCGCGACACCTATGCCGAGCGCGTGCTCGACGAGCTGCGGCGCGCGGATCTGCCGGCGAGCTGCCTCGAGGTGGAGGTGACCGAGAGCGTCTTTCTCGATTCCGGCGCCGAATTCGTGGAGCGGGCTCTGCGCACCTTGAGCGCGGAGGGCGTGACCATCGCGCTCGACGATTTCGGCACCGGCTATGCCTCGCTCTCGCACCTCAAGCGCTTTCCGGTCGATGCGATCAAGATCGACCGAACCTTCGTGAGCGGCCTGGAGACCGATGCGGGCGACGCCGCCATCGTCAGGGCGCTCCTGAGCCTCGGCCGCAATCTCGGCATCGAGGTCGTGGCCGAGGGCGTCGAGACCGCAGTCCAGCAATCGCTCCTGCAGCGCCTGAGCTGCGACCTGGTCCAGGGCTACCGCATCGGCCGCCCCATGCCGGCAGAGGACCTGCCGTCCTTCATCGCGTCGTGGGCGGGGATGTGA
- a CDS encoding thioredoxin domain-containing protein, with the protein MILSRRVLLAGLALAGTKAPAFAQSAPEPQMIPVELIENALNLPSIVRLGHKHGDVIMVEYFDYNCPWCKRSAQALPDLLKAEPELTYVLVNFAVLSPQSVAATRAALAYLRLYGPERYLPLHLALFKLRGTADGSRALSEAERLGGDTKRMTEIADSAETTQWMKDAFSTGNDLGLVATPSFLIGTEAYIGGMSLEQKREAIARARG; encoded by the coding sequence ATGATCCTGTCTCGCCGCGTTCTTCTCGCCGGTCTTGCCCTTGCCGGCACAAAGGCCCCGGCCTTCGCGCAATCCGCGCCGGAGCCGCAGATGATCCCGGTAGAGCTGATCGAGAACGCCCTGAACCTGCCCTCCATCGTCCGTCTCGGCCACAAGCATGGCGACGTGATCATGGTGGAGTATTTCGATTACAACTGCCCCTGGTGCAAACGCTCGGCTCAAGCCCTGCCCGACCTCTTGAAGGCGGAGCCCGAGCTCACCTATGTGCTGGTGAATTTCGCGGTGCTGAGCCCGCAATCAGTGGCCGCGACGCGGGCGGCGCTCGCCTATCTGCGGCTCTACGGACCCGAGCGCTATCTACCGCTCCATCTCGCACTGTTCAAGCTGCGCGGCACAGCGGACGGATCGCGCGCGCTTTCAGAGGCGGAGCGCCTGGGCGGCGACACGAAGCGCATGACGGAGATCGCCGACAGCGCTGAGACGACCCAGTGGATGAAGGATGCCTTCTCCACCGGCAACGATCTCGGCCTCGTCGCCACTCCATCCTTCCTGATCGGGACGGAAGCCTATATCGGCGGCATGAGCCTGGAGCAGAAGCGCGAAGCAATCGCCCGGGCAAGAGGGTAA